In Lycium barbarum isolate Lr01 chromosome 9, ASM1917538v2, whole genome shotgun sequence, the DNA window TTTCATAAGCATAGGCTAAGTCTTATATTTTTTGTTGTCTtagaaaatgataataattatttTCTAAGAAGAAAtgtaaaacacttaaattgataTGGAGATGATATTATTTTCTTAAGCATAAGCTAAAACTTATATGTTTGGTTAtcttaaaaattaattataattatgttttttttttataaaaaagtaagacacttaaattgatacGAAGGGGATATTATTTTTTCTAAGCATAAGCTAAGTGTTATATTGTTTTGTTGGCATAGAAaatgattataattatttttcAGACTTAGCTTATGCTTACGAAAAATAATATTTCATTCGTATCAATTTAACTGTCTTGCTTTCTTTTAGAGAAAATGATTAATTCTAAGTCAACAAAAATATAATACTTAGCTTATGTTTAGAAAAAATAATATTCCTTCCATATTAATTTAAGTGTATcacttttctttaatttttataattagtCATTTTTTAAAACAATTGAAGACATAAGatttagaaaataattataatcaTTTTCTATAACAACAAAAAATATAACACTTAGCTTATGCTTAGGAAAAACAATGTTCCTTCCGTATCAATTTAAGTATCTTACTTTCTTTTATAAAAATAATTCTAATTATTTTTTAAGACAATTAAAATATAAGATTTAGCTTATGCCAAATAAAAATAATATCCCCTCCATATCAATTTAAGTGAATTTCTGAAACTAATTAACATGAATATTAAACGCTAAAGATTGAACGACAAAAATATCATTGAACGGCAAAAATATCCTCAAAATGTTGATAGACTTTTATGCCCTTTGAAAATCAAAAATTTCTTTAAAAAAGTATTTTAATGTTGGATAAAACTATAATAATTAAAACTTTAACTAATATTCAAAATATTAAAGTTCACTAAGATTCTATAAGATATAAAAAGTCAACTAAAAAAGTGATGCGGAGTAGTTTGAATAGGAATACACAAGTTTGCCTAATTATTATTATCATAACAAGAATATTTTGACAACAAAAAGGCAACACAAGCTCAACCTAACCATTGTTAAGGTTAGAAAAATTTGAGCGCTCAGCATAGCGCACTATTTTGCTGCGTtatgcaagtttttttttttttttttaatttttaaaaagctTGAATAACAGATGTTAATGAGGGACGTTAACTCATTTTTATATAATGCATAAAAAAATGTGCGTTAAAAGTATTTTAAtattacattttttttcttttgagatATTTTGATTCAATGGGTCTTTTAGTGGGTCATTTAGGTTCTGGACTCACAATTTTCTTCCCTGGTCCCTCCAATAGTTGGTCCTCCCTTTTCCGTTTTTCAAGACAAGGACTTCAATAAATTGATGGTGtactagatttttttttatacattatCCGATGATTATAACTTATTAGAAGGTAATTACTGATAAATATTTAGTTAGTTGAGAACTTTTGAAATAGGATAATTATAACTTATTATAAGGTAATTACTgataaatttaaatttttatttagttGATAACTTCGAAAATAGGATAACTAATCTGTTATAATATGTTACTCACGGCCTAGGGCGAATCTACTATGTAATTATAGCGCATGTGAATCCATGACCTTTCTGTAAAATTAGgcattttatgtacatattttctaGAATTGATCTAATATTATCCGTTGAGAATCATGCAATAAAAAAGTTTAATGGTGAACTTAGTTGAAAGCTGATTTATTTACCTAGATAAACAAAGATCATTCCCACTTAATTAATGCATTGTTCTTTCTACTTTCTTTAGTAGTGCACTATATTCTAAAAATCGTAAATTCCACTCTGCTCAGGCCAACTATTTGAGAGTATACTAGGCAGTAGGCACTGTGCTAAAACTATTTCAGCGGTATGAAAGTTTTTACATGATTAAAGAAGTCTTCCTATTACCGAAGGGAGCAGGAAGTGTAAAATATAGCAGGTGATAGACCTAATAGGCTAACAGTGTAAAATTTCTTTTACATAGGCGTGCACGACATAGAAGCTAAGTCAAACTTTCCgtcgaaaaaaaaaaacacttgtcTTGTTAATAGAGGGGGATTTAAAGTGAATTCTATGAATTCAATTGAACGAAGCGAATTATTTATACAAAGGAAAAAGATACTTATTACTTATGCATATATTAAAATTACACTTTCGCTAAATCCGTTAATTCTAAATCCTATTTAATAGCTCCAAAGACTTTCAGCATCAAAGTCTCCTGGTGAATAATCTTCAAAGGATGAGGAGTTTATTCTTGGGGGACTCACCATCATTGCATCCGCCATATTAACAAGCAAACTGGGAAAATCaaacaatgcttcctcatcaacATATTCCTCCTCAGTTGCAATCATTTGCGCACCTCCTGATAATAGTGGCAGAGTCAAAAATTTTAATATGAGAATTTGCAAAAAATTACATTTTAACCGTAATCTAAAATCATTAAACCATTTTATGCAGTAAAAGATTCCCTTTTGTTAAAGAGATTCGATAATTTATACATACTCCCTCTGTTCTCCTTGTTTAGTTTGTTTGAAAATAAAATTGCACATTTTTACATTTAAAGTtgtttaactttaaacttttcattttattATTAGTAACATGCTTTATAACAACATAAGTATCATAGCTAGCTGGTTTAATACTAAAagtttcaaacaaaaaaaaaaatcttaaaattcATGCACAATCAAATACCGTAACAGAAAATGAAATGGGAGGGTGTGTATTGGTATATACCTATTTGCATAGCATAATTTTCCGACCAAGATGATCCAATCGAACCTCCTTCGTTACATGTAGCTTCGTACCTGCTTCCTGTCGACCAATCATCATTGCCTTGCGGAGCCATTGCAGCTGCCGCGGTGGCCGCGGCGTGTCGTATATCCGCCGAAGAAGGTGAGGAAGGGAGCTTTGGATAAGAATTAACATGGTGAGGAAAATTTAGTACAACATTATCACTTCCCTTAAGAGCTAAGGCAGCAACATCATAGGCAGCAGCAGCCATTTCTGGAGTAGGGTATGTACCTAGCCATATTCTTGTAGTCTTACGTGGCTCTCTAATTTCAGACACCCATTTCCCACTTCTACAACGTATCCCACGATATAAAGGATGTTTGGTATTTGTCCTAGACTTTGTACTATATGAAGGGTCCGCCATATAGGTGtgtgatgatatatatgtatatatagtaaaatTTAACTTATATAAACTGACAGTATAATTTACTCAATTTGTCAGTATATTGAACTTAAActcttatatatatgtgtgtacaaTTGTACGGGTGATGTGTCTATGTGTAATGCGCTTCTTACAACTCCCTCTAGTGCATTGCTAGTCCGCTCAGAGTCGACCGATGTAGAATATATGATTCGGGTTCGGCAAAACTCAATAGCTTAGACTCAAACTCTATATATGTTGAAAAATCTATTAAAAATTACTTATAATAAACTGCGAAACCAGTTGCTAACATAAACGGGTTGTAGGTTCTGGGAAGCGAGGGACTTCcagaactcataaacttcaaatatTGACGAGTGTTTATAAGAAATAGCTTGTGACACTCGTATTGCCCTTGATTGACAAAAGAGATTTGGATGGGAGGTTATTCTTGTATTCGCCGCTGAGTTGGCTAGATTtggcagtatatatatatatatgaaaggtCAAGTATATATGTGCGTGGATATGTCTATATGTGGATATTTAATTTATATACACTGACAGTATAATTAATGTTTACTCTGTCAGTGCATTGAAGTAAAAAATCCTATAGATAAGTGTGTTTTTGTACAGAATTGTATGTGTTATGTGTCTAAGCGCTTCtcactgcatatatatatatatatgtttgctcAAGAAAAAGGGAAAGCGTGGGCAATTCGTGGGTAAGTTGCTATAAAGGTTTTATGGTGTCGTTAAATAAATTGGCATGATTTTGTTACACGAGTGAGACATATGTGACAGAAATTGCACACGTAATTTTGTGCAAATTTAGCTTTAATATCTGTTATCTGTTATGTCAATGTCATTTCCTTGCGGGCAACATTTTCTTACACAATTTGGTGTGCAAGCTGGTGATTAATTTGTTCACATagaaaaaaacaaaattggaTATTGTTACCCACGTGATTAGATAGCAGAGTGAGAGCCAAGAATTCAACTTTATGTTTTTAGATTTTTGAACGGCGATTTCAAGTTTAATAACTAGATTCGGAacttattatttatacatatttaataaatttcttaACATAAATACGTTATTTGAGCAAAAATTATTGAATTCGGCGAAACCCGTATCCAGGCTTCTAGCTTCGCTCTTGTATGATGGTATGCAGTTTTTATAGTCGTTGTCATCTTTGCTGATCAGATTTAAGTTATATTTGCACAAATAGAATAAAAACTTTGTATATTATCAAATATTTATGATTGTAGCAAGTTATTCTTTTATTTTCCAGGTTACAATCGAGAGAACCATTCGTCCTTTACTAATATATACGTTATCAGTGCACAAAACTTAAATAATATTATTGTCAATCGTGCTAACAAATTTGGGGTACTAATTCAGTTCAGTtgtttcattttcttctattATTTGGAAATAGAAAAACTTTATGGTATATATTAGTCCACTAGTATGGTTTTTAATAAAAGACTTGTATTTGAACTAGCAAATTAAGGATGCAATTtagtaccaaaaaaaataaattaaggaTGCAATAATCTTCTGCTACTGATATAGTAGGTGATCTTTATTGTacaaaatttgaatatatttctTCATTCTTCTGTTGATTATATTGAGATTAATAATCTTTTTATGCCAATTAATGACAATATGGCCAATGACAGGTTTAATAATCCCACTTGAAATTTGTTAACAATTAATCAACTGTTCCTTGTTTTCTTTGGGCTCCATTTCATTTGATTAATGATATCATATAAGAATAAAGCACCTGAAGACAACTTAAAAGATTTCCCTTTATAAAAAGATATGGTATCAGCGGATAATAATTATTAATTTGTGTTTGTGTCTGATATTTCTATGGATGAGAATTAACCGACAAGGCCTTGTAGTTGAAATAATAATATCCATGAATGGCTACAAGTACAAGGTGCAACTTTTTAAACATATGTTGACGACAAATTCAATTCGTCTAGTCATTTCAATTGTGGCAATACCTTACGGGGTCGTTTTGTACACGGTATAAAGTGAGATATTCTAGTACTAACTTTGAGATTAATTTTATACCATGTTTAATAGAAAATATAAAATTATTCCAAGATAAATTTATACTTTTTActaaacaaagtataaaatgaaGCTCATAGTTAAAGATGGGATATCCACTTTATCTCATTAATGTTGGATTATTTTATCCTACCTTTtataccaaacgaccactaaacGTTATACAATACCTTTTGATAGTGAAAAGAACAATTCCCTTCATTACAATTTATTTGTCTTAGTTAGTATTTGAACAGTTAAAGATATTTTGTTTGATCATAATTTTTCAAATACTTTCCAAATATTTTTTAATTCTTAACTATTGTGGCATATAGTActtttatgtagtttttaaatatgtaaattttatattaaaataattgaagattTCATATCCGAATTCACACTGAAGATTAGTCAGTTTGACCCTTGTACTCCGAATCAAGTTAagcaaattgaaacaaagggaatATTATCTTTTTACATATGAAAAGCATTCAAATCAAACAATCATATTCTTTTTCTCTGGTCCCtttactcttttctttttttgtttgagGTCTGATGTCAAAGATAGCAGAGTTTAGGTTCAAGAGGACATATACACAAAGAGAAATAAGATTATCACCCTACTAAAACAAAAACATTgtttaaaccttttttttttttttgataaaagtCACAATTAATTACAATTAAGAAAAAATTAAGCGATGGTCCTATTTAAACATGAGCATCTAACAATCGAGTTAACCAAGTCAAACTTAATTACCCACATTTGTTATAGTTATGAGCCAAGTTAAGGTCAATTGAGCTTCTACACTATCGAGCAAATTAGTCGAAAAACCTATCCGAGCTCAATCGAGTTTTATTGCTTAATCGAGCTGAATCAAACTCGAGTTGGATCGTTAATGTTTATTTCTGTGTCTGCATCAACATCCTATTCTAAGAAAAATGAAATTTATAATAAACTGAGCGATTTTTCATATGTAGGCTGAGGTAGTTAAACTTTAAATATTTCGGCTATTCTTTTAAATAGAGGTTCTAAATGGGATTATTTGTGCACTTGCCCCAATATATAGCCAGCAAATCGGTGGGCTTGCTCACTTTTGGAAGGCCCAACTCTTTTCTACTGAGGAGCCCAGTTCTTTAATTACTCAACAAATTGCTGTTTTTGTGGGGTCAAATTTTCTCCTCAAGGCAAACAATTTTTTTTCGCGGGaataagtttatatttttgtatCATAGTATCTCATAAGTTATGCCCCGCGTTCTTAAGAACTTATGACTCACTAGGCATAAGTTCAATTGGtatggccaaaaattaaagaccaggt includes these proteins:
- the LOC132609875 gene encoding ethylene-responsive transcription factor ERF027-like, which gives rise to MADPSYSTKSRTNTKHPLYRGIRCRSGKWVSEIREPRKTTRIWLGTYPTPEMAAAAYDVAALALKGSDNVVLNFPHHVNSYPKLPSSPSSADIRHAAATAAAAMAPQGNDDWSTGSRYEATCNEGGSIGSSWSENYAMQIGGAQMIATEEEYVDEEALFDFPSLLVNMADAMMVSPPRINSSSFEDYSPGDFDAESLWSY